A single window of Acanthopagrus latus isolate v.2019 chromosome 1, fAcaLat1.1, whole genome shotgun sequence DNA harbors:
- the trim25 gene encoding E3 ubiquitin/ISG15 ligase TRIM25 isoform X2: MADTEQSQFSLMSLEDELTCSICLSPFDCPVTIPCGHNFCQGCLLATWKDTYSCPQCRTLFATKPELKKNTVLSSVVQTFNLRSNRNETSLVVEESKAEKDDVVRCDTCMEAEAAQTCLTCMASFCEEHLRPHRENPTFRVHQLIEPIGDLLERICPDHHKLMEFFCSQHGRPICSLCLQQVHKGCTFISPEEQRSLKESDLRGKLSLLDGKMTKNENVVSQMQDLQNKLKDSATNRRKALAADYQQMREMLARDERDALNAVDREMESGQTKLKGLMKKFTENINIMSKAKEDIHSLLSQSQTLAFLQTSFDLPAAVNFDPYTPRVNLDSKKVIATQAFAAALKEHLTEIFKDPVEARLLKLKPDEKAVPASGSTGSKQESDPQKQKRKPRSHSPGGPPNLPPFQPQVPLYMTHLGLNLPPYYQGMQWATGQPEPPMLPSPGSQLQAKGPKKKPQKQTKKAPQSTEASMGNKDQAKSLENLISFGASDEPRGCTPGAELQKPETSHIPPDITSAEKRSELLKYGTVLTLDPKTAHKRISLSEGFTKASVSDEHMDYPDSPERFAVCSQVLASKGFSRGRHYWEVRLSSNNFIGIGLAYSSIDRKGPTSRLGRNAQSWCVEWFNVKLSAWYNSSETVLINPNPKRVGVLLDCEEGTATFYNVADRAYPFHSFVFPFAEAVYPAFWIFSSGSSITLCKLQA, encoded by the exons ATGGCCGACACGGAACAGAGCCAGTTTTCTCTGATGAGCCTGGAGGATGAGCTGACCTGCAGCATCTGTCTGAGTCCCTTTGACTGTCCGGTGACCATCCCCTGCGGACACAACTTCTGCCAGGGCTGCCTCCTCGCCACCTGGAAGGACACCTACAGCTGTCCTCAGTGTCGGACCCTCTTCGCCACCAAACCggagctgaagaaaaacacGGTCCTCAGCAGCGTCGTCCAGACCTTCAACCTGAGGTCGAACAGGAACGAGACCAgcctggtggtggaggagagcaAGGCGGAGAAAGATGATGTGGTCCGCTGTGACACCTGTATGGAGGCAGAAGCGGCCCAGACCTGCCTCACCTGCATGGCCTCTTTCTGCGAGGAGCACCTGCGGCCTCACCGGGAAAACCCAACTTTCCGTGTCCACCAGCTGATTGAGCCTATCGGCGACCTGTTGGAGCGCATCTGCCCGGACCACCACAAGCTGATGGAGTTCTTCTGCAGCCAGCATGGCCGACCAATCTGCAGCTTATGTCTCCAGCAAGTCCACAAAGGCTGCACGTTCATATCAcctgaggagcagaggagcctgaaagag TCTGACTTGAGAGGCAAGTTGAGTTTGCTGGATGGGAAGATGACCAAAAACGAGAATGTTGTCTCTCAGATGCAGGACCTGCAAAACAAGCTCAAG GACTCGGCAACCAACAGGAGGAAGGCGTTGGCCGCTGACTATCAGCAGATGCGGGAAATGTTGGCTCGAGATGAGCGAGATGCTCTGAATGCAGTTGATCGTGAGATGGAAAGTGGTCAGACCAAACTCAAAGGTCTCATGAAGAAGTTTACTGAGAACATTAATATTATGAGCAAAGCTAAAGAAGATATCCACAGTCTCCTGAGTCAGTCCCAGACTCTGGCCTTCCTACAG actTCATTTGACCTGCCGGCAGCCGTTAACTTTGACCCTTACACTCCTCGAGTCAACCTGGACTCCAAGAAAGTGATAGCAACTCAAGCCTTTGCTGCTGCACTCAAGGAGCATCTGACAGAGATCTTCAAAGACCCTGTTGAGGCCAGACTACTCAAACTTAAAccag ATGAAAAAGCAGTTCCTGCCTCAGGAAGTACCGGATCTAAGCAGGAATCTG ACCctcaaaagcagaaaagaaagcCCAGGTCCCACAGTCCAGGAGGTCCACCCAACCTGCCACCCTTCCAGCCACAAGTGCCTCTTTATATGACACATCTGGGCCTTAATCTGCCCCCGTATTATCAGG GGATGCAGTGGGCTACAGGGCAGCCAGAACCTCCCATGCTCCCCAGTCCAGGTTCCCAACTCCAAGCCAAAGGCCCAAAGAAGAAACCTCAAA aaCAGACCAAAAAAGCACCCCAGTCCACTGAGGCCAGTATGGGAAATAAGGACCAAGCCAAATCACTAGAGAACCTGATTAGTTTTGGAGCGAGCGACGAACCCAGAGGCTGTACTCCTGGAGCTGAATTACAGAAACCAG AAACTTCACACATTCCACCAGACATAACATCTGCTGAGAAAAGAAGTGAACTATTGAAAT ATGGCACAGTGCTCACTTTAGACCCAAAGACGGCCCACAAACGCATCTCCCTGAGTGAGGGCTTCACTAAGGCCTCTGTGTCAGATGAGCACATGGACTACCCAGATTCCCCTGAACGCTTCGCTGTCTGCTCTCAGGTGCTCGCCTCGAAGGGTTTCTCCAGAGGGCGCCACTACTGGGAGGTTCGACTCAGCAGCAACAATTTCATTGGCATAGGCTTGGCTTACAGTAGCATTGACCGCAAAGGCCCCACCAGTCGGCTGGGCCGCAACGCCCAGTCCTGGTGTGTTGAGTGGTTCAACGTCAAGCTGTCCGCTTGGTATAACAGCAGTGAGACCGTGCTGATCAATCCCAATCCAAAGCGTGTAGGTGTGCTGTTGGATTGTGAGGAGGGCACAGCTACGTTCTATAATGTTGCAGACAGGGCATATCCCTTCCACTCCTTTGTGTTCCCCTTTGCTGAAGCGGTGTATCCAGCTTTCTGGATTTTCTCAAGTGGCTCTTCCATTACGTTGTGCAAACTGCAGGCGTGA
- the trim25 gene encoding E3 ubiquitin/ISG15 ligase TRIM25 isoform X1, whose translation MADTEQSQFSLMSLEDELTCSICLSPFDCPVTIPCGHNFCQGCLLATWKDTYSCPQCRTLFATKPELKKNTVLSSVVQTFNLRSNRNETSLVVEESKAEKDDVVRCDTCMEAEAAQTCLTCMASFCEEHLRPHRENPTFRVHQLIEPIGDLLERICPDHHKLMEFFCSQHGRPICSLCLQQVHKGCTFISPEEQRSLKESDLRGKLSLLDGKMTKNENVVSQMQDLQNKLKDSATNRRKALAADYQQMREMLARDERDALNAVDREMESGQTKLKGLMKKFTENINIMSKAKEDIHSLLSQSQTLAFLQTSFDLPAAVNFDPYTPRVNLDSKKVIATQAFAAALKEHLTEIFKDPVEARLLKLKPELNTSIVASDEKAVPASGSTGSKQESDPQKQKRKPRSHSPGGPPNLPPFQPQVPLYMTHLGLNLPPYYQGMQWATGQPEPPMLPSPGSQLQAKGPKKKPQKQTKKAPQSTEASMGNKDQAKSLENLISFGASDEPRGCTPGAELQKPETSHIPPDITSAEKRSELLKYGTVLTLDPKTAHKRISLSEGFTKASVSDEHMDYPDSPERFAVCSQVLASKGFSRGRHYWEVRLSSNNFIGIGLAYSSIDRKGPTSRLGRNAQSWCVEWFNVKLSAWYNSSETVLINPNPKRVGVLLDCEEGTATFYNVADRAYPFHSFVFPFAEAVYPAFWIFSSGSSITLCKLQA comes from the exons ATGGCCGACACGGAACAGAGCCAGTTTTCTCTGATGAGCCTGGAGGATGAGCTGACCTGCAGCATCTGTCTGAGTCCCTTTGACTGTCCGGTGACCATCCCCTGCGGACACAACTTCTGCCAGGGCTGCCTCCTCGCCACCTGGAAGGACACCTACAGCTGTCCTCAGTGTCGGACCCTCTTCGCCACCAAACCggagctgaagaaaaacacGGTCCTCAGCAGCGTCGTCCAGACCTTCAACCTGAGGTCGAACAGGAACGAGACCAgcctggtggtggaggagagcaAGGCGGAGAAAGATGATGTGGTCCGCTGTGACACCTGTATGGAGGCAGAAGCGGCCCAGACCTGCCTCACCTGCATGGCCTCTTTCTGCGAGGAGCACCTGCGGCCTCACCGGGAAAACCCAACTTTCCGTGTCCACCAGCTGATTGAGCCTATCGGCGACCTGTTGGAGCGCATCTGCCCGGACCACCACAAGCTGATGGAGTTCTTCTGCAGCCAGCATGGCCGACCAATCTGCAGCTTATGTCTCCAGCAAGTCCACAAAGGCTGCACGTTCATATCAcctgaggagcagaggagcctgaaagag TCTGACTTGAGAGGCAAGTTGAGTTTGCTGGATGGGAAGATGACCAAAAACGAGAATGTTGTCTCTCAGATGCAGGACCTGCAAAACAAGCTCAAG GACTCGGCAACCAACAGGAGGAAGGCGTTGGCCGCTGACTATCAGCAGATGCGGGAAATGTTGGCTCGAGATGAGCGAGATGCTCTGAATGCAGTTGATCGTGAGATGGAAAGTGGTCAGACCAAACTCAAAGGTCTCATGAAGAAGTTTACTGAGAACATTAATATTATGAGCAAAGCTAAAGAAGATATCCACAGTCTCCTGAGTCAGTCCCAGACTCTGGCCTTCCTACAG actTCATTTGACCTGCCGGCAGCCGTTAACTTTGACCCTTACACTCCTCGAGTCAACCTGGACTCCAAGAAAGTGATAGCAACTCAAGCCTTTGCTGCTGCACTCAAGGAGCATCTGACAGAGATCTTCAAAGACCCTGTTGAGGCCAGACTACTCAAACTTAAAccag aaCTAAACACCAGCATTGTTGCGTCAG ATGAAAAAGCAGTTCCTGCCTCAGGAAGTACCGGATCTAAGCAGGAATCTG ACCctcaaaagcagaaaagaaagcCCAGGTCCCACAGTCCAGGAGGTCCACCCAACCTGCCACCCTTCCAGCCACAAGTGCCTCTTTATATGACACATCTGGGCCTTAATCTGCCCCCGTATTATCAGG GGATGCAGTGGGCTACAGGGCAGCCAGAACCTCCCATGCTCCCCAGTCCAGGTTCCCAACTCCAAGCCAAAGGCCCAAAGAAGAAACCTCAAA aaCAGACCAAAAAAGCACCCCAGTCCACTGAGGCCAGTATGGGAAATAAGGACCAAGCCAAATCACTAGAGAACCTGATTAGTTTTGGAGCGAGCGACGAACCCAGAGGCTGTACTCCTGGAGCTGAATTACAGAAACCAG AAACTTCACACATTCCACCAGACATAACATCTGCTGAGAAAAGAAGTGAACTATTGAAAT ATGGCACAGTGCTCACTTTAGACCCAAAGACGGCCCACAAACGCATCTCCCTGAGTGAGGGCTTCACTAAGGCCTCTGTGTCAGATGAGCACATGGACTACCCAGATTCCCCTGAACGCTTCGCTGTCTGCTCTCAGGTGCTCGCCTCGAAGGGTTTCTCCAGAGGGCGCCACTACTGGGAGGTTCGACTCAGCAGCAACAATTTCATTGGCATAGGCTTGGCTTACAGTAGCATTGACCGCAAAGGCCCCACCAGTCGGCTGGGCCGCAACGCCCAGTCCTGGTGTGTTGAGTGGTTCAACGTCAAGCTGTCCGCTTGGTATAACAGCAGTGAGACCGTGCTGATCAATCCCAATCCAAAGCGTGTAGGTGTGCTGTTGGATTGTGAGGAGGGCACAGCTACGTTCTATAATGTTGCAGACAGGGCATATCCCTTCCACTCCTTTGTGTTCCCCTTTGCTGAAGCGGTGTATCCAGCTTTCTGGATTTTCTCAAGTGGCTCTTCCATTACGTTGTGCAAACTGCAGGCGTGA